A single Paracholeplasma manati DNA region contains:
- a CDS encoding ATP-binding cassette domain-containing protein, producing MPEIILKNLTKRWNGFYAVDNLNLVIEDNSFITLLGPSGCGKTTTLRMIAGLETPTEGSIQIGGVTVFDSEKGINIPANKRKVGFLFQNYALWPNMTVYENISFGLKNIKEEMPVYDFVIMNNNRMIEILNRMQEFTNVLKDCEDADGKLIVNTAKLKLIDKYQISQYTATTLMDYYQNKKLDSKEIITNLLSANNKRIDEYKAKFISITEDYRLIKDGKIIVKNRKLDKEEIDLRVREVSRIVKIGMFMDRYPNELSGGQQQRVAIARTLAPKPQVLFMDEPLSNLDAKLRLEMRTELQRLHIETNSTFIYVTHDQLEAMTLSTKICLLENGLLQQYEKPLSIYEKPTNLFVSDFIGTPSINLINAHGVYQKDVFNLTIWDDHTVQFIPKNFKNYEQWYKQSLSEVSENMKKVYKVEKANKDRAFQYPIAKITEEYGSIKEDNQLNEQDFVIGVRPEFLNINDKGAFSGEIYSSMPTGMETTVRVNVGNYLLTGVVFGDVTFEIGSKINFDFDTENILIFSRKTQKLICKGQLILTSEN from the coding sequence ATGCCTGAGATTATTTTGAAGAATTTAACAAAAAGATGGAATGGATTTTACGCAGTAGATAATCTAAATCTCGTCATTGAAGACAACTCATTTATTACCTTGCTAGGCCCTTCAGGCTGTGGAAAAACGACCACATTACGTATGATTGCAGGACTAGAAACACCGACCGAAGGTAGTATTCAAATCGGTGGTGTGACGGTCTTTGATAGTGAAAAAGGTATCAATATTCCCGCAAATAAGCGAAAAGTTGGTTTCTTATTCCAAAATTATGCTTTATGGCCGAATATGACCGTTTATGAAAACATCTCTTTCGGATTAAAGAACATTAAAGAAGAAATGCCAGTATATGATTTTGTCATCATGAACAACAATCGCATGATCGAGATTCTAAATCGTATGCAAGAATTTACAAATGTATTGAAAGATTGTGAAGACGCTGATGGTAAACTCATCGTCAATACAGCTAAACTCAAACTGATTGATAAATACCAAATCTCTCAATATACAGCAACCACATTGATGGACTATTATCAAAATAAAAAACTCGATAGTAAAGAAATCATCACGAATCTATTAAGCGCGAATAATAAACGAATTGATGAGTATAAAGCCAAGTTCATATCCATCACTGAGGATTATCGTTTGATAAAAGATGGTAAAATCATCGTTAAAAATCGAAAACTCGACAAAGAAGAAATCGACTTACGAGTTCGCGAAGTATCCCGTATTGTTAAAATTGGAATGTTCATGGATCGTTATCCGAACGAACTCTCTGGGGGTCAACAACAACGTGTCGCGATTGCGAGAACATTGGCACCAAAGCCACAAGTGCTATTTATGGATGAACCACTATCGAACTTGGATGCGAAATTACGTCTTGAAATGAGAACAGAACTTCAAAGACTTCATATTGAAACCAACTCAACCTTCATTTATGTCACACACGATCAACTTGAAGCGATGACGTTATCAACCAAAATTTGCTTATTAGAAAATGGGCTACTTCAACAATATGAAAAGCCACTAAGCATTTATGAAAAACCAACCAATTTGTTTGTCTCTGATTTCATTGGTACACCATCCATCAATTTGATCAATGCCCATGGTGTTTATCAAAAAGATGTGTTCAACCTAACCATTTGGGACGACCACACCGTGCAATTTATACCAAAAAACTTTAAAAACTACGAACAATGGTACAAACAATCCTTGAGTGAAGTCAGTGAAAATATGAAGAAGGTTTATAAAGTCGAAAAAGCCAATAAAGACCGAGCCTTCCAATACCCGATTGCGAAAATTACTGAAGAATATGGCAGTATAAAAGAAGACAACCAACTCAATGAGCAAGATTTTGTCATCGGTGTTAGACCTGAATTTTTAAACATCAATGATAAAGGTGCTTTTAGCGGTGAAATCTACAGCTCCATGCCAACGGGTATGGAAACTACAGTCAGGGTTAACGTAGGAAACTACCTTTTGACAGGCGTCGTATTTGGTGATGTTACATTTGAAATCGGGTCAAAAATCAATTTTGACTTTGACACAGAAAACATCTTAATATTCTCAAGAAAGACTCAAAAACTCATTTGTAAGGGTCAATTAATATTGACATCTGAAAATTAA
- a CDS encoding ABC transporter permease: MNEKVKKHDIKVTWNYIRTFFQKPDHVILLIFGILLSFVTIVPMMTLLNDTFLIKPGSYAQFITGRSSGYTLVNWKDLFFGAVSRSNLYTPMLNSIFLAIFSSIGAIVFGGTFAYLVTRTNIAFKKYLSAIFIFPYIMPQWTLAVIWQNLFKSNAVTGGSNGIFSTFFNINMPAWWVDGLFPSIIILAIHYAPFAYILIGSIFRNMDSNLEEAAVIMDTPKAKMFFKITLPMVYPAILSTVLLVFASAMGSYPVPHYLNLETLATRYVSLGVRRAGQNSILGVLMMIFGVLILIVNHRNTKSRKSYTTVTGKSGQISQINVGRILKYAIPGVLIVMTFFTSIYPILSFALETFLPNPGDYSFITQGSFESLTTKWWLHNSMEEAGLYGQMGILYNDTIWNGFKGTVIVSSLAALFAGSIGLLIGYSVSRNRKSKFALYVNNMAFLPYLLPALAVGIAFFTFGSALGIYDTYLLVIIAGTFKYIPFASRSSLNSMMQISSEIEESAMILGIPWRKRMTRIIIPIQKAAILSGFLLPFITSVRELTLFMLLVNQTRLSTTLLSYYDEMGLYAFSSGINLIIIVFILILNFVVNKLTGASLDKGVGGK; this comes from the coding sequence ATGAATGAAAAAGTAAAAAAACACGATATCAAGGTGACATGGAATTACATTAGAACCTTTTTTCAAAAACCAGATCATGTCATTTTGTTGATATTTGGTATCTTATTATCTTTCGTCACAATTGTCCCCATGATGACACTTTTGAACGATACATTTCTGATTAAACCGGGCAGTTATGCTCAATTTATTACAGGTAGAAGTAGTGGTTACACATTGGTAAACTGGAAAGACTTGTTCTTTGGTGCTGTATCAAGATCCAATCTTTATACACCAATGCTTAACAGTATTTTCTTAGCCATTTTCTCTAGTATTGGTGCGATTGTGTTCGGGGGAACTTTCGCTTATCTTGTAACAAGAACCAATATTGCTTTTAAAAAATATTTAAGCGCGATATTCATATTCCCATACATCATGCCACAATGGACACTGGCTGTTATCTGGCAAAATCTATTTAAGAGTAATGCTGTAACTGGCGGCTCTAATGGGATTTTCTCAACCTTCTTCAATATCAATATGCCTGCATGGTGGGTTGATGGGTTATTTCCTTCCATCATCATCTTAGCCATTCACTATGCACCATTTGCGTATATTTTGATTGGTAGTATCTTTAGAAATATGGACTCCAATCTAGAAGAAGCAGCAGTGATTATGGATACACCTAAAGCTAAAATGTTTTTTAAAATCACACTCCCAATGGTATATCCAGCGATACTATCCACCGTATTGTTGGTATTCGCAAGTGCGATGGGTAGTTACCCAGTACCACATTATTTGAATCTTGAAACTTTAGCTACTCGATACGTTTCATTAGGTGTTAGAAGAGCTGGTCAAAATAGTATCCTTGGGGTTCTCATGATGATATTTGGCGTACTCATTCTCATTGTTAACCACCGAAATACAAAGAGTAGGAAGAGTTACACAACAGTCACAGGTAAGAGTGGACAAATCAGTCAAATCAATGTTGGTCGTATTTTGAAGTATGCCATCCCAGGAGTCTTGATTGTCATGACATTCTTCACATCGATTTATCCAATCTTGTCTTTCGCATTAGAAACCTTCTTACCAAACCCTGGGGATTATAGTTTTATCACACAAGGATCATTTGAATCATTAACTACAAAGTGGTGGCTTCACAATAGTATGGAAGAAGCTGGACTTTATGGACAAATGGGTATCCTTTACAACGACACCATTTGGAATGGTTTCAAAGGTACTGTAATCGTCTCCTCTTTAGCAGCGCTATTCGCAGGTTCAATTGGGTTGCTCATCGGATATTCTGTGAGTAGAAATCGAAAGAGTAAATTCGCTTTATATGTGAATAATATGGCATTCTTACCGTATCTATTACCAGCACTCGCTGTAGGTATTGCCTTCTTTACATTCGGATCCGCACTTGGTATTTATGATACTTACCTGCTTGTCATCATCGCAGGTACATTCAAATACATTCCATTCGCTTCAAGAAGTTCACTAAACTCAATGATGCAAATCAGTTCTGAAATTGAAGAATCAGCCATGATTTTAGGTATACCATGGCGAAAACGCATGACAAGAATCATCATACCAATTCAAAAAGCAGCGATATTGAGTGGTTTCTTACTACCATTTATCACGAGTGTCAGAGAATTAACACTCTTCATGTTACTCGTGAATCAAACACGCCTAAGTACCACCTTATTAAGTTACTATGATGAGATGGGACTCTATGCATTTTCGAGTGGTATTAACTTGATTATTATCGTATTTATCTTAATACTAAACTTTGTGGTTAATAAGTTAACTGGCGCAAGTTTAGATAAGGGTGTAGGAGGAAAATAA
- a CDS encoding type II toxin-antitoxin system RelE family toxin, translating to MYRVEFSENALKSFKRMDKQIATMIFAWISKNLEGCDNPRVHGKGLVADKKGIWRYRVGDYRLLAHIFDDRLIILVVDAGHRRDIYK from the coding sequence ATGTATCGAGTTGAGTTCAGCGAAAATGCACTAAAGAGCTTTAAAAGAATGGATAAACAAATCGCAACGATGATTTTTGCATGGATATCTAAAAATCTAGAAGGCTGTGATAATCCAAGAGTTCACGGAAAAGGGTTGGTTGCCGACAAGAAAGGTATCTGGAGATATAGAGTTGGAGACTATAGACTACTTGCACATATTTTCGATGATCGATTAATCATATTGGTTGTTGATGCAGGACATCGAAGAGACATTTATAAGTAA
- the relB gene encoding type II toxin-antitoxin system RelB family antitoxin has protein sequence MSISIRMNDKELELIKKYAELNGSTVSEVMRKAILEKIEDEFDIFLYEKAFNTYEQDSRTYTIEEAKSILGIE, from the coding sequence CGATTAGAATGAACGATAAAGAGTTAGAACTTATAAAAAAATATGCTGAACTTAATGGTTCAACGGTTTCAGAAGTGATGCGAAAAGCAATCTTAGAAAAAATCGAAGACGAGTTTGATATTTTTTTGTATGAAAAGGCATTTAATACTTATGAACAAGACTCTAGAACCTACACGATTGAAGAAGCTAAGTCTATCCTTGGTATTGAATAA